One stretch of Eupeodes corollae chromosome 2, idEupCoro1.1, whole genome shotgun sequence DNA includes these proteins:
- the LOC129946519 gene encoding uncharacterized protein LOC129946519, with amino-acid sequence MAHNWVHMTPDSPIPTFAVIGESDCRDGSTTYVGRSSHEGGLFPARVDSNNHCAYVSWAGSEIKKTHYEILVGGNYRFIQYSADGIPLSAVRAGNTADGEPLWVGRGVVKGNLIVGKIHPIHQCLLVPFDGEEHRLDAYEVLVREPAKQPCPTPIQPKTCPNLSPTPPSNNLPSNPVVTCSYNELQYEDPLQCHFSVDSRWNSVPTKDVVNEPQPPAVKGPNIPNMEEDEGKKTSDSERAIPKPNNDVSPKVKDTNEPSAVTTAPSPPEEKDLTTDTEVVTKIEIPILVDEPFEENSWLLGTFDYIPPDAIVVGEDTDKALIYVGRAQNLPAKIVPERKEVYISSNGKEFSINGEFEYLVGEGYNWVKGMQSGNNIPKGTVTTGVSEKGPVYIGRGTLLNAISPGSVYAGDYAVYIPYGLKEHRLTTYDILVKE; translated from the exons ATGG CACATAATTGGGTTCATATGACACCAGATTCACCAATTCCAACATTTGCTGTTATTGGAGAGTCCGACTGTCGTGACGGTTCGACGACTTATGTTGGGCGTTCCTCTCATGAAGGTGGCCTATTTCCAGCTAGAGTTGATTCGAACAATCATTGTGCTTATGTCAGTTGGGCAGGAAGTGAAATTAAGAAAACTCACTATGAAATCCTGGTTGGTGGAAACTATAGATTTATACAATACTCAGCTGATGGGATACCATTAAGTGCTGTCCGTGCAGGCAATACTGCCGATGGTGAACCACTGTGGGTAGGACGTGGTGTGGTGAAAGGAAATcttattgttggtaaaattcaCCCTATTCACCAGTGCCTGTTGGTACCGTTCGATGGAGAAGAACACCGTTTGGATGCATATGAGGTTTTAGTTCGTGAACCAGCAAAACAACCATGCCCAACACCAATACAACCGAAAACTTGCCCAAATTTATCACCGACACCGCCTTCAAATAACCTTCCTTCAAATCCTGTTGTAACTTGTTCGTACAATGAGCTTCAATATGAAGATCCTCTACAGTGTCACTTTTCAGTAGATAGTCGATGGAATAGTGTCCCAACTAAAGATGTTGTCAATGAACCCCAACCACCAGCTGTTAAAGGTCCAAATATTCCCAACATGGAG GAAGACGAAGGAAAAAAGACTTCAGACAGTGAACGAGCGATCCCAAAGCCGAATAACGATGTTAGTCCTAAAGTCAAAGACACCAATGAACCATCCGCTGTGACGACAGCACCATCTCCACCAGAAGAGAAGGATTTGACTACCGATACAGAAGTTGTAACTAAGATCGAAATACCCATCTTAGTCGATGAGCCCTTCGAAGAAAACTCTTGGTTACTTGGAACATTCGATTATATACCCCCAGATGCAATTGTCGTAGGCGAAGACACTGATAAAGCTCTTATCTATGTTGGTAGAGCGCAAAATCTTCCAGCTAAAATCGTTCCCGAGAGAAAAGAAGTTTATATTTCTTCAAATGGAAAAGAATTCTCTATTAATGGTGAATTTGAGTATTTAGTTGGTGAAGGTTATAACTGGGTTAAGGGAATGCAATCTGGAAATAATATTCCAAAAGGAACTGTAACAACTGGAGTATCTGAGAAAGGCCCTGTGTATATAGGACGTGGAACTCTTCTCAATGCAATATCTCCAGGTTCTGTGTACGCAGGAGATTACGCTGTTTATATTCCATACGGTCTTAAGGAACACAGGCTTACTACCTACGATATTCTTGTAAAggagtaa